A single window of Leptolyngbya ohadii IS1 DNA harbors:
- the queF gene encoding preQ(1) synthase, giving the protein MTSSIQPETQPDMKYGERLIAEGELITFPNPRPGRRYTIAITLPEFTCKCPFSGYPDFATIHVTYVPDQKVVELKAIKLYINSYRDRYISHEESVNQILDDIVAACNPLEITVKGDFTPRGNVHTVVEVTHQKETI; this is encoded by the coding sequence ATGACTTCTTCGATTCAGCCTGAAACTCAGCCCGATATGAAATACGGCGAACGTTTAATTGCCGAAGGGGAGCTGATTACCTTTCCAAATCCGCGTCCGGGACGACGCTATACGATCGCCATTACGCTACCGGAATTTACCTGTAAGTGCCCGTTTTCCGGGTATCCAGATTTTGCGACAATCCACGTCACGTATGTTCCGGATCAAAAGGTAGTGGAGCTGAAGGCAATCAAACTGTATATCAACAGTTACCGCGATCGATACATCTCCCATGAGGAGTCGGTGAATCAAATTTTGGATGATATTGTGGCTGCCTGCAATCCGCTGGAAATTACGGTGAAGGGAGACTTTACGCCACGGGGCAATGTGCATACGGTCGTTGAAGTGACACACCAGAAAGAAACGATCTGA
- a CDS encoding sensor domain-containing diguanylate cyclase encodes MPLPKCSLLLPQPIRLIALNLGIAIAYSVATKLSVDFASLPGKVTAVWLPSGITLALVAWMGGWALPGIALGSIVGLWRPLTTMNPPLSILGFLFLQSACVLANCLQPTAGIAIIKSLTGTLPAFDRVRSVAAFVLAAVVAPSLSATSGVGALCLLKALNWRQFGVSWLTWWLASVVAILVFTPPLLLRGKRSRFQPKTSSKTSWVEFVLLLGLGLVLSWVTFIQGYPVESSLLPVLMIAVFRLGSFSTSVLVSIVAGIAIVCTANGMGPYADEATTKSFLLLQSFVAVFSVTTLLLSAVLQERKVAEAALEQTLASLEQQVEARTAELNESQAILDGFFSTAPVGMGIVDQQLQYVKVNKLLAEINGTTVEAHLGQPVRRIIPNLAPDLESVHQQVLATGQPILNREESSFKSAQDTRRIWLTSYFPILDVSQVPAKVGVIVMEISDLKRLEAKLKQQARQDELTTLSNRLHFKEASELEWRRCIREQKPFSLILLDIDEFKRYNDTYGHLAGDWCLIQFAKLLRESVKRPGDLIARYGGEEFIVMLPDTTVEGASHIANHLRQHIHQQQIPHCNSSVSKFVTASLGVATCIPRSDLRVEDLIQAADEALYESKRQGRDRVTTQTIE; translated from the coding sequence ATGCCTCTACCAAAGTGCTCCTTGCTGCTGCCTCAGCCCATCAGGCTAATTGCCCTAAACCTGGGGATTGCGATCGCCTATTCCGTTGCCACTAAACTTTCCGTTGATTTTGCATCTCTCCCCGGCAAAGTGACAGCTGTCTGGTTGCCCTCTGGCATTACGCTGGCGCTCGTTGCCTGGATGGGAGGGTGGGCACTGCCCGGAATCGCTCTAGGATCGATAGTCGGTTTGTGGCGACCTCTGACGACGATGAACCCACCCCTCTCAATTCTGGGGTTTCTCTTTCTCCAGTCTGCCTGCGTGCTTGCCAATTGCCTTCAGCCAACTGCTGGCATTGCAATTATTAAATCTCTGACGGGGACACTACCCGCTTTTGACCGGGTTCGATCGGTTGCTGCTTTTGTTCTAGCTGCGGTTGTTGCGCCGTCGCTTTCTGCCACAAGTGGCGTGGGTGCCCTCTGTTTGTTGAAGGCTCTGAACTGGCGGCAGTTTGGTGTCTCCTGGCTAACCTGGTGGCTGGCAAGCGTGGTTGCCATATTGGTGTTTACGCCACCGTTGCTCCTGAGAGGAAAGCGATCGCGGTTTCAGCCTAAAACAAGCTCGAAAACAAGCTGGGTTGAATTTGTGCTGCTGCTGGGACTGGGTTTGGTCTTGAGCTGGGTCACTTTTATTCAGGGCTATCCGGTTGAATCTAGCCTGCTGCCTGTGCTGATGATAGCCGTGTTTCGGCTGGGAAGTTTTTCAACCAGTGTTCTGGTCAGCATTGTGGCAGGGATTGCGATCGTCTGTACCGCGAATGGAATGGGACCCTACGCAGATGAGGCGACGACAAAATCCTTCCTGCTGTTGCAGTCTTTTGTGGCAGTGTTCTCGGTGACGACCCTGTTGCTGAGTGCTGTGTTGCAGGAGCGGAAGGTGGCAGAGGCCGCTTTAGAACAAACCCTGGCATCCCTGGAACAGCAGGTTGAAGCCCGAACGGCTGAGCTAAACGAGAGTCAGGCAATATTGGACGGATTTTTCTCGACGGCTCCGGTGGGAATGGGAATTGTTGATCAGCAGTTGCAATATGTGAAGGTCAACAAACTGCTAGCGGAGATCAACGGTACAACAGTTGAAGCCCATCTGGGTCAACCCGTTCGGCGGATTATACCCAATCTTGCCCCGGATTTGGAGTCGGTTCATCAACAAGTTCTTGCGACAGGGCAGCCAATTCTGAATCGAGAGGAAAGCAGTTTCAAGTCCGCACAAGATACACGGCGCATCTGGCTAACTTCCTATTTTCCGATCCTGGATGTGAGCCAAGTCCCGGCTAAAGTGGGCGTCATTGTGATGGAAATTAGCGATCTTAAACGGCTGGAGGCAAAGCTTAAACAGCAGGCACGTCAGGATGAATTAACCACGCTTTCAAATCGGCTCCACTTTAAAGAAGCCTCTGAATTAGAATGGCGGCGCTGTATCCGAGAACAAAAGCCCTTCTCGCTAATTCTCCTCGATATCGATGAATTCAAACGCTACAACGATACCTATGGGCACTTAGCAGGCGATTGGTGTTTAATCCAGTTTGCCAAGCTTTTACGGGAATCTGTCAAGCGTCCTGGAGATTTGATCGCTCGCTACGGTGGTGAGGAATTTATTGTCATGTTGCCTGACACCACTGTTGAAGGGGCAAGTCATATTGCCAATCATCTCCGTCAGCACATTCACCAGCAGCAAATTCCCCACTGCAACTCTTCGGTTAGTAAATTTGTGACTGCCAGCCTGGGCGTTGCAACCTGTATTCCCAGGTCTGATTTGCGGGTAGAGGATTTGATTCAAGCCGCAGATGAAGCCCTTTACGAATCCAAACGGCAGGGACGCGATCGCGTTACAACCCAGACGATCGAATGA
- a CDS encoding DUF99 family protein, whose translation MDLEELIEHHRTLRVVGFDDAPFQRQATDPVAVAGVICAGTRFEGMVWGQIQSDGWDATDTLCQLLLNGKFLPQIHVVLLDGISMGGFNVIDLPQLAHRLNRPCVSVMRRLPRMSRIEYAVNRLPGAAEKLATMQRAGTVYAYPPFYFQVCGAKPDTIAKVLQAVTDRGHVPEALRLAHLIAAAVIKGESGRQA comes from the coding sequence ATGGATCTAGAAGAACTGATCGAACATCACCGAACCCTTCGCGTTGTTGGCTTTGATGACGCCCCCTTTCAGCGTCAGGCGACCGATCCCGTTGCTGTAGCCGGAGTGATCTGCGCTGGAACCCGGTTTGAAGGCATGGTGTGGGGACAAATTCAGTCAGACGGATGGGACGCCACCGATACGCTCTGTCAGCTTCTGCTCAACGGTAAATTCCTGCCTCAGATCCACGTCGTTTTGCTCGACGGCATTTCGATGGGGGGCTTTAATGTGATTGACCTGCCCCAACTTGCCCATCGACTCAATCGCCCCTGTGTCTCTGTGATGCGCCGTTTGCCCCGAATGAGCCGGATTGAGTATGCAGTTAATCGTCTGCCGGGAGCCGCTGAGAAATTAGCCACTATGCAGCGAGCCGGAACCGTTTATGCCTACCCGCCCTTTTACTTCCAGGTCTGCGGTGCCAAGCCAGATACGATTGCCAAAGTGCTGCAAGCTGTCACCGATCGCGGTCATGTTCCGGAGGCGTTGCGGCTTGCCCATTTGATTGCGGCAGCGGTCATTAAGGGAGAAAGTGGCAGACAGGCATAG
- a CDS encoding spore photoproduct lyase family protein: MHTAPDPVQNQTAVFATFDGSSTSENIAPEDIAPEDSSEENALSRLLQVKEIYYEPAALEYPRGQEILSRYPDARRIEVASHWQIPDLHGNEDSVEDWNRIKRTVLVLGVKKSIQARPNDRSADFIAPSHSNGCAQACSYCFVARRKGFANPITTFVNIEQIQKYLKRHAARQGEKTIASQTDPRYWVYEIGENGDCSVDAAICNNVKDLIALFRDIPNAKATFATKRVNRDLLNYDPQGKTRIRFSLMPQTIAQVVDIRTSSIDDRINAVNDFVNAGYEVHLNFAPVIYHDNWQKNYTALFQQIDDTLSPTAKAQLQSEVIFLTHNEGLHQVNLGWHPQGEELLWRPDLQEQKYSQNGDINVRYKRGFKGQLVSTFCDLLKQQLPYCNTRYAF, from the coding sequence TTGCACACTGCACCTGATCCCGTACAGAATCAGACTGCCGTTTTCGCTACGTTTGACGGCAGTTCTACGTCAGAGAATATTGCGCCAGAAGATATTGCGCCAGAAGACAGTTCAGAGGAGAATGCGCTGAGTCGTTTACTGCAAGTGAAGGAGATTTACTATGAGCCTGCCGCTTTAGAGTATCCGCGTGGACAGGAAATTCTATCGCGCTACCCCGATGCCCGCAGAATTGAGGTGGCTTCCCACTGGCAAATTCCCGATCTGCACGGCAACGAGGATTCGGTGGAAGACTGGAATCGCATTAAGCGTACCGTGCTGGTGCTGGGTGTGAAGAAATCCATCCAGGCACGTCCAAACGATCGCAGTGCGGATTTTATTGCCCCTTCCCATTCCAACGGCTGCGCTCAGGCTTGCTCATACTGTTTCGTTGCTCGCCGTAAGGGTTTTGCCAATCCAATTACGACCTTTGTGAATATTGAGCAGATCCAAAAATATCTGAAACGACACGCCGCACGACAGGGCGAAAAGACAATTGCCTCCCAAACCGATCCACGCTATTGGGTATATGAGATTGGCGAGAACGGTGATTGTTCTGTAGATGCAGCAATCTGCAATAACGTGAAGGATCTAATTGCGCTGTTTCGCGACATTCCGAATGCAAAAGCGACATTTGCGACAAAGCGAGTGAATCGCGATTTGCTAAATTATGATCCGCAGGGGAAGACTCGGATTCGCTTTAGCCTGATGCCTCAGACGATCGCTCAGGTAGTCGATATTAGAACCTCCAGTATCGACGATCGCATCAACGCAGTGAACGACTTTGTGAATGCAGGATACGAGGTGCATCTTAATTTTGCGCCAGTGATTTACCACGACAACTGGCAGAAGAATTACACGGCGCTGTTTCAACAGATTGACGACACCCTATCTCCCACAGCGAAGGCGCAACTTCAGAGCGAAGTGATTTTCCTCACCCACAACGAAGGGCTGCATCAGGTTAATCTGGGCTGGCATCCGCAGGGCGAAGAACTTCTGTGGCGACCCGACCTCCAGGAGCAGAAGTATTCCCAAAACGGCGATATCAACGTGCGGTACAAGCGCGGCTTTAAAGGTCAGCTTGTTTCAACCTTCTGCGATTTGCTAAAACAGCAGCTACCCTACTGTAATACCCGCTATGCGTTCTAG
- the ilvC gene encoding ketol-acid reductoisomerase, whose product MARMYYDADANLDILAGKTIAIIGYGSQGHAHALNLKDSGMNVIVGLYPGSKSTAKAEAAGLTVKSVADASAAADLIMILLPDEVQRTIYENEIAPHLKAGKILAFAHGFNINFGQIVPPADVDVVMVAPKGPGHLVRRTYEQGEGVPCLFAVYQDATGQARDRAMAYAKGVGGTRAGILETTFREETETDLFGEQVVLCGGLSALIKAGFETLVNAGYQPELAYFECLHEVKLIVDLIVEGGLAKMRDSISNTAEYGDLTRGPRIVTDETRAEMRKILSEIQTGQFAREFVLENQSGKAGFTAMRRREAEHPIEEVGKDLRAMFSWLKKV is encoded by the coding sequence ATGGCTCGAATGTATTATGATGCGGACGCGAATTTAGATATCTTAGCCGGAAAGACGATCGCCATTATTGGCTACGGCTCCCAGGGACACGCCCATGCCCTCAACCTCAAAGATAGCGGCATGAATGTGATCGTCGGACTCTATCCGGGAAGCAAGTCCACCGCTAAAGCAGAAGCAGCCGGGCTAACGGTCAAATCCGTTGCAGACGCATCCGCCGCCGCCGATTTGATCATGATTCTGCTGCCGGACGAAGTGCAGCGCACCATCTACGAAAACGAAATTGCCCCCCACCTCAAGGCAGGCAAAATTCTGGCATTTGCCCACGGCTTTAATATCAACTTCGGACAAATCGTACCGCCTGCCGATGTAGACGTAGTCATGGTTGCGCCCAAAGGACCGGGACACCTGGTGCGTCGCACCTACGAGCAGGGCGAAGGCGTTCCCTGTCTGTTTGCCGTCTATCAAGATGCCACCGGGCAGGCACGCGATCGGGCAATGGCATATGCGAAGGGCGTTGGCGGCACCCGCGCCGGAATCCTGGAAACCACCTTCCGCGAAGAGACGGAAACCGATCTGTTCGGTGAGCAGGTTGTTCTCTGCGGTGGTCTGTCTGCCCTGATCAAAGCGGGCTTCGAGACGCTGGTAAACGCAGGATATCAGCCTGAACTGGCTTATTTTGAGTGCCTCCACGAAGTCAAGCTGATTGTGGATCTGATCGTTGAAGGCGGACTGGCAAAGATGCGCGACAGCATCTCCAACACCGCAGAATATGGCGACCTCACCCGTGGACCTCGCATTGTCACCGACGAAACCCGCGCCGAAATGCGGAAGATCCTCAGCGAAATCCAGACCGGACAATTTGCCCGCGAATTTGTGCTGGAAAACCAGTCCGGTAAGGCAGGCTTTACCGCCATGCGCCGCCGCGAAGCCGAACACCCGATCGAAGAAGTGGGCAAGGATCTGCGGGCAATGTTTAGCTGGCTGAAGAAGGTTTAA
- a CDS encoding ferritin-like domain-containing protein, with protein MNLLTQVLHLVGSGATAYITAANMRDPKSRPNLLAGFQLAESGSVPFLEALSQRAANEGDDWLAEKLAKHAQDERRHGQIFAHALKQLNKQVIDFKSLPQETRDGKPDERRRSPFFEAYYEGYDVKEIFSPDRMDWLVFMGSTYILELDACKDFVRMANALPDDPVSQNLKKGMMSIAKDEEGHASYLQEAIERRLGYFGAEALITEWRTRKVNAMVAMVTNLLKKGGQMPSLAMDGVPSEVAEGMLDPDGTGEVTGKVTAEPIAA; from the coding sequence ATGAATCTTCTGACTCAAGTTCTGCATTTGGTCGGTTCGGGCGCAACGGCATACATTACGGCTGCCAATATGCGCGACCCGAAATCGCGTCCCAATCTGCTGGCAGGATTTCAGCTTGCCGAATCGGGTTCGGTGCCGTTTCTGGAAGCGCTCAGCCAGAGGGCTGCGAATGAGGGCGACGACTGGCTAGCGGAAAAGCTGGCAAAACACGCCCAGGATGAACGCCGCCACGGACAGATTTTTGCCCATGCGCTGAAGCAGCTCAATAAGCAGGTGATTGATTTTAAGAGCCTGCCGCAGGAAACCCGTGACGGAAAGCCAGATGAGCGTCGCCGCAGTCCCTTTTTTGAGGCGTACTACGAAGGCTACGACGTGAAGGAGATTTTCTCGCCCGATCGCATGGACTGGCTGGTGTTTATGGGCAGCACCTATATCCTGGAGCTAGATGCTTGTAAGGATTTTGTGCGGATGGCGAACGCCCTGCCGGATGATCCGGTGAGCCAAAATCTCAAGAAAGGCATGATGAGTATTGCGAAGGATGAAGAAGGACACGCCAGCTATTTGCAGGAAGCGATCGAACGTCGTTTAGGCTACTTTGGCGCAGAGGCTCTGATTACCGAGTGGCGCACCCGCAAGGTGAACGCCATGGTGGCAATGGTAACAAATTTGCTGAAGAAGGGTGGACAGATGCCCTCCCTGGCAATGGATGGGGTGCCCAGCGAAGTTGCGGAGGGAATGCTCGACCCGGATGGGACTGGGGAAGTAACGGGGAAAGTAACGGCTGAACCTATTGCTGCCTAG